The genomic interval AGTAGTTGCTGGTGTTTTTGCGTATAGTTCTGATTCGGGTACAAAAATCCGTAGTTCAGTAACTTGGGATGCAAATGGAGCGGGTCTTGGCGGAAAAAACCTTTTACAGGGTGTTTCTGATGTAAGTAAAGGGGCGTTTACATTTGATATTTTAAGCATTGATCAAGGAGAGGTGATTCTTGGGTTGGTTCTACGTGATACATTTGGTCAAACTACAACTGTCTCGGGTAATAATTTAATTCAAGGCGATGATCAGCGAGTGAGTTTTAGTTCATTTTCAAATGCAGCTTTTAATTGGGGTTCAGTTGATTCTATTCAGCTTAATGTGACTCAATCAGCTAATGCCGTTGATTTAACACTTGATAACATTGGTGTGGTTACTCCCATTCCAGCCGCAATTTGGTTATTTGGTTCTGGTTTAGGTTTGATTGGTTTGTCTAAAAAACGAAAGAAAGGTCAAGCACTAGTTGCTGCATAGATCGACAAGAGTTAGATAATTATGTTTTAGGATATAATTTTATCTATAATAAGAAAGGGGACTAATTTAGGTTAGCTTCCTTTTTTTATGCGTTGAACTCAAGTGTTTTAAAATAGTGAAATCTATTAATGCGTTAGATAAAAAACGTATTAATGAATGCTTGTCTTGGTGAAAAAAAGGACTAATACAGGGCTAAATTATCAGGTTCATCAATAACAGGATTGGATAAAATACCTATTTTTTCAATTTCAATTTTTACAGTTTGCCCTGCTTTTAAATAACCACGTGGACTCATTTTAACCCCAACTCCCGCTGGCGTACCTGTCGAAATAATATCGCCTGGCTCCAACGTCATCACGGTCGTTAAATAAGCGATCATTTCATAACAATTAAATAACATGTGTGCGGTATTTGAACTTTGTCGTAATTGGCCATCGACCCATGTTTTTAAATTTAATTGATGTGGGTCGCTAATTTCATCAGCAGTCACTAAATAAGGCCCTATAGGCCCATGCGTATCAAAAGATTTTCCCATAGTCCACGTTGGTGTGCGAATTTGCCAATCACGGACGGTGACATCATTTACAATCGTATACCCTGCAATAACTAAATGGGCTTTATTTTTAGGCACATGACGACAGCGTTTTCCAATCACAAAGGCTAATTCACATTCATAATCTAATTTATCAGACACTTTCGGTAAATGAATGGCCTCACCATGGGCAATAATACAGCTCGGTTGTTTATTAAAAAAGACAGGAAACTCAGGCTGACTACGTTCTGTTTCATTAACATGGTCGGCATAGTTTAATCCAATACCCAAAAACTTACTGGGATTCGGAATAGGGGCAAGTAACTTAACCTCATTTAAGTTTAAATAAGTCGTGGCCGTCTTTATTTGTTGCCGTATTTGAGTTAATGCGTCATCACCTTGGGCGAGAAACTCTATCATGCTAGTCGCTATATTCGGGTTATCTAAGGTATCAATAACTTTATTGTTAATAACCGCACCAATACGGGTTTGTTGATTATGGGTAAATGTAATTAGTTTCATAAAATTTAAAGAAGAAATAGTGACGTATAAAAATTAGTTTCGCCAAGCATTGATCGTATATTTTTTACCCTTCAATGGCAAAATCCACATTTGATACATCGAAACAGTCCATGTATACGCAGAAATTAAGGTGTAACTAATCCCGCTAACCATGGTTATCCACGCAAATTCAGGATTAATTTTAGTTAACCACCATGAAAAAACATCAAAAATCAAACAGAAAAAAGGGAGGCTAATCATTAATGCCTTAAATTCGCGATTGATACCGACCGATAAACTAAAAATAAGACCGTTAAAAAAAAAGATAAAAGCAATGGCAAAAATATGAATATGAGAAACACGGGTTAATGTTGAAGCAGAAATGCCTTTGCTATGTTTAGAGACCGCTAAGACTTGTTCTAATTGCGTAAAATCAGGTAGTCCAGGTATAGTACTGTGACAGGAGATACAGCGGTTATCAAAAATTGTTTTGATTTCATTATGCCATTCTTCGTTAGACGTGCCATTATGTATCCACTTTATAATTTTCACGCGCTCTTTTTGAGGGGCTTTATCCTTCATAGAACCATTAAGTTTTATTTCAATTTTACTGTGCTTGGGATCTCCGTGATAACTATAGACAATATCGTCGATAGAGAGACCTAATTTGCCATCAGCCATGCCATGCGTCATTAATAATTGCGCGCTGGCAAGCAAGGCACCAAAACCAATAATAATGAGATAACTACTAAATAATGTTTTTA from Methylococcales bacterium carries:
- a CDS encoding fumarylacetoacetate hydrolase family protein: MKLITFTHNQQTRIGAVINNKVIDTLDNPNIATSMIEFLAQGDDALTQIRQQIKTATTYLNLNEVKLLAPIPNPSKFLGIGLNYADHVNETERSQPEFPVFFNKQPSCIIAHGEAIHLPKVSDKLDYECELAFVIGKRCRHVPKNKAHLVIAGYTIVNDVTVRDWQIRTPTWTMGKSFDTHGPIGPYLVTADEISDPHQLNLKTWVDGQLRQSSNTAHMLFNCYEMIAYLTTVMTLEPGDIISTGTPAGVGVKMSPRGYLKAGQTVKIEIEKIGILSNPVIDEPDNLALY
- a CDS encoding elongation factor-1 alpha, yielding MKTLPAPSWINLPSLGLSLKTLFSSYLIIIGFGALLASAQLLMTHGMADGKLGLSIDDIVYSYHGDPKHSKIEIKLNGSMKDKAPQKERVKIIKWIHNGTSNEEWHNEIKTIFDNRCISCHSTIPGLPDFTQLEQVLAVSKHSKGISASTLTRVSHIHIFAIAFIFFFNGLIFSLSVGINREFKALMISLPFFCLIFDVFSWWLTKINPEFAWITMVSGISYTLISAYTWTVSMYQMWILPLKGKKYTINAWRN